In the candidate division KSB1 bacterium genome, CGGACCGCCGAGCCGTCACGCAGCCGAAATTGGGTTTGGACCAGCCCCTTTCCGAACGTTCTCTCCCCAACGATCAGGGCACGATCCCAGTCTTGCAGCGCCCCGGCAACGATCTCCGAGGCGCTGGCCGAACCGTGGTCCACCAGCACAATCAGCGGAAAGCGCGGATGCGTCCCATCGTCCGTAGAGAAGTATTCCTCGTTCGCGGCGGGAATTCGGCCGCGCGTATAGACGATCCGCTTGCCCCCTTCCAGGAATTTGTCGACGACCGCCACCGCCTGGTCCAGGTACCCTCCCGAGTTCAGCCGCAGATCCAGGACCAGTCGGCGCATCCCCTGCGCTTCGAGACGGTTCAAAGCCGCTTCCAGTTCATCGGCAGTGGTGCGTGCAAAGCGTCCCAAATAGATGTAGCCCGTGCTATCGTCAAGCATAAAGGCGGCCGTCACACTGTAGATGGGGATCCGATCGCGCACGATGGTTACATCGAATGGATCCTTTACCCCGGGTCGCCGCACCGTGACGGTCACCTTCGTCCCCTTCGGGCCGCGCAGCTTGGCCATGACCTCGTCTTCCGTCAGGCCGTAGGCCGATTGGCCGTCGATCTGGATGATCTGGTCTCCCGGCCGGAGACCAAGTCGCTCCGCAGGCCCGCCAACAATGGGCGAGACGATGGTGATCACCTTGTCCTGGATCACGTACTCGATCCCGATGCCGTAAAAATAGCCCTCAAACTTCTCGGAGAGCTCGCCCAATGCTTCCGGAGGAATGTAGACCGAATGTGGGTCCAGGGACTCGAGGAGCCCCGAGATCGCTCCCTTCACCATCTTGTCCTCGTCGGGCTCCTCGACGTAGTAGCGCTGGACGATGTTGTACACTTCGATAATCTTCTTGATGCCCGCCAGGGTGGACTCGACCGTGCTGGCGACCTGGCGGCCAAAGCCGGCATAGCCAATGGCCACCGAGACGATCGCCAGGAGAAGAACCCGGACCGCTATCTTGCGTCGGCTAGGGACTGCCTTGCTGAACAAGTCTGTACCTCGCCTTGTGCTCTTGCTTGATCCGCTGCCAGCCGATCCGTTACCTTGGAATCGCCCGCAGGCGGATCGTCATCTCCCAGACCTCGCCAGGACCCCAGGCTCGGCGGACGTTCGGCAGGATCACGCTGCTCTGGT is a window encoding:
- a CDS encoding S41 family peptidase, whose protein sequence is MFSKAVPSRRKIAVRVLLLAIVSVAIGYAGFGRQVASTVESTLAGIKKIIEVYNIVQRYYVEEPDEDKMVKGAISGLLESLDPHSVYIPPEALGELSEKFEGYFYGIGIEYVIQDKVITIVSPIVGGPAERLGLRPGDQIIQIDGQSAYGLTEDEVMAKLRGPKGTKVTVTVRRPGVKDPFDVTIVRDRIPIYSVTAAFMLDDSTGYIYLGRFARTTADELEAALNRLEAQGMRRLVLDLRLNSGGYLDQAVAVVDKFLEGGKRIVYTRGRIPAANEEYFSTDDGTHPRFPLIVLVDHGSASASEIVAGALQDWDRALIVGERTFGKGLVQTQFRLRDGSAVRVTTARYYTPSGRLIQRSYEKGLYEYYREAYEEMAHPAPDTAQGGQVFLTSRGRKVRGGGGIVPDVIIAAPRLTEFTGELVRRRLFLEFGSDYVSRRPRPEMDFETFRRRFVVDDALLSSFRRFVQGKGMQIDEEAWRKDLDKIRNLIKAEIARHLWDSEKYYVVRAEADSQLLEAVKYFDQAARVAGIPLRRTGGRG